From a region of the Candidatus Melainabacteria bacterium genome:
- a CDS encoding nucleotidyl transferase AbiEii/AbiGii toxin family protein produces MIPEAFIEEWKANAPWQTLAMIEQDMVISRVLIELYNHPKIKGTLIFRGGTALNKLYINPPARYSEDIDLVQIKSEPIGKTIDFIRSVLDSWLGKPNRKLTERSAKLIYKFESVDRTIAKLKIEINTTEHFYVQKLKTVSFSMNSEWFNGTTQIFTYELEELIATKLRALYQRRKGRDLFDLWLVLKQNLIDANKVISTFKRYCIHNNQIITRDLFEQNLMLKRNHRDFAVDIKPLLAQEVNWNPDEAFELINKKIISRLKD; encoded by the coding sequence ATGATTCCTGAAGCTTTTATAGAAGAATGGAAAGCTAATGCACCTTGGCAAACACTAGCAATGATTGAGCAAGATATGGTTATCAGTAGAGTCTTAATAGAGCTCTATAATCATCCTAAAATCAAGGGTACACTAATTTTTAGAGGTGGTACTGCACTAAATAAGCTTTATATTAACCCACCAGCTCGCTATAGTGAAGATATTGATCTCGTACAGATCAAGTCTGAGCCTATTGGTAAAACTATTGATTTCATAAGAAGTGTGCTTGACTCTTGGTTAGGAAAACCAAATCGTAAACTAACAGAAAGAAGTGCAAAGCTTATCTATAAGTTTGAATCAGTAGACAGAACTATTGCTAAGTTAAAGATAGAAATTAATACTACTGAACATTTCTATGTTCAAAAACTAAAGACTGTAAGCTTTTCTATGAACTCAGAATGGTTTAATGGTACTACTCAGATTTTTACCTATGAGCTAGAAGAACTAATAGCAACTAAATTACGAGCCCTATACCAAAGACGTAAAGGAAGAGATCTCTTCGACCTATGGTTAGTGTTAAAACAAAACCTAATAGATGCAAATAAAGTGATTTCAACATTTAAAAGGTATTGCATTCATAATAATCAAATAATTACTAGAGATTTATTTGAGCAAAACTTAATGCTGAAACGTAATCATAGAGACTTTGCTGTAGATATAAAGCCTCTACTAGCACAAGAAGTAAATTGGAATCCTGATGAAGCTTTTGAACTTATCAACAAGAAAATTATTAGTCGACTAAAGGATTAG
- a CDS encoding glycosyltransferase family 9 protein: protein MKFLIIKLSSLGDVIHALPIVNVLRKNFPDAQIDWLVGKKGFELLSLIKEINNIYLLNFKNLFLIQKQKYDYVIDVQGLFKSALLSRSSLGKRIIGFKNTREFADIFYDEKINVGDLFNTKKHIVDLNLELISNIVQIKNLKTNFLIPNFSTLNQEPCSLIIFSASTWESKLWPMDYWYELIEKSYKVTKLQGYKVYICASNSDLKYIGKLIQKLDSNNINYVNLVGKTSIKDLICLIQKVGLVVGLDSFGVHLASAIKNDYGYPEVIGIYGPTSIYRTGPYGLIKNCLYLSKLECIACRKKTCPLGHHKCMNDISVDMVRELVYSLDLNCSGKPFSIHESFISGKI, encoded by the coding sequence GTGAAATTTCTAATTATAAAACTTAGCAGTTTAGGAGATGTGATTCATGCCTTGCCTATTGTTAATGTGTTGAGAAAAAATTTCCCTGATGCTCAAATTGACTGGCTAGTTGGTAAAAAAGGTTTTGAGTTATTAAGTTTAATTAAAGAAATAAATAATATTTATTTGCTGAACTTTAAAAATCTTTTTTTAATTCAAAAGCAAAAATATGACTATGTAATTGATGTCCAAGGTTTGTTTAAAAGCGCCTTGTTAAGTAGGTCTAGTTTAGGTAAAAGAATTATCGGATTTAAAAATACAAGAGAGTTTGCAGATATCTTTTATGATGAAAAAATTAATGTAGGAGATTTATTTAATACAAAAAAACACATTGTTGATTTAAATCTAGAGCTTATTTCAAACATTGTGCAAATTAAAAATTTAAAAACAAATTTTTTAATTCCTAACTTTTCTACTTTAAATCAAGAGCCATGTTCTTTAATTATTTTTTCAGCATCTACATGGGAAAGCAAGCTATGGCCTATGGATTATTGGTATGAATTAATAGAAAAAAGTTACAAAGTTACAAAGTTACAAGGCTACAAGGTTTATATTTGTGCGTCTAATAGTGACTTAAAATATATTGGGAAATTAATTCAAAAATTAGATTCAAATAATATTAATTATGTAAACTTGGTAGGAAAAACAAGTATAAAAGATTTAATTTGTTTAATTCAAAAAGTAGGTTTAGTAGTTGGTTTAGATTCTTTTGGTGTACACCTTGCAAGTGCAATTAAAAATGATTATGGATATCCTGAAGTAATAGGAATTTATGGACCCACGTCAATTTATAGAACTGGACCATATGGCTTAATTAAAAATTGTTTGTATTTGTCAAAACTAGAATGTATAGCTTGTAGAAAGAAAACATGTCCTTTGGGGCATCATAAATGTATGAATGATATTTCAGTGGATATGG
- a CDS encoding histidinol-phosphatase, with the protein MLLSDYHTHPQGHKDLPYTQEVLEEWAIYAEQSGLKDVAFTDHGRYHLGINTSEFFKFRDRIKKTKNIYFKLGIEIDNDPESSEADYSWMKKNYDKLDFVLGSVHFIDNWAFDHPSYKEKYSTWNIDDLYSRYFDEMKKLINKGLLDGLAHLDLIKIFGYRPTKEIKTFVKDILKLIKEKNLTIEISTAGLRKPVNELYPQDKIIHMIKELNIPITTASDAHAAKDIGYSYNRLYEVLKQYGFNQVAVFEKHEMKPLQI; encoded by the coding sequence ATGCTTTTATCTGACTATCACACTCATCCACAAGGTCATAAAGATTTACCATATACTCAAGAGGTTCTTGAAGAGTGGGCTATTTATGCAGAACAATCTGGTTTAAAAGATGTTGCTTTTACTGATCATGGTCGTTATCATTTAGGAATAAATACCAGTGAGTTTTTTAAGTTTAGAGATAGGATTAAAAAAACTAAAAATATTTACTTTAAACTTGGAATAGAAATTGACAATGATCCAGAATCATCAGAAGCTGACTATTCATGGATGAAGAAAAATTATGATAAGTTAGATTTTGTTTTAGGTTCAGTACATTTTATAGATAATTGGGCTTTTGATCATCCTAGTTATAAAGAAAAATATTCTACATGGAATATTGATGATTTATATAGTAGATATTTTGATGAAATGAAAAAGCTTATTAACAAAGGCCTTTTAGACGGGCTTGCACATCTTGATTTAATTAAAATATTTGGATATAGACCAACTAAAGAAATTAAAACTTTTGTAAAAGATATTTTAAAGTTAATTAAAGAAAAGAATTTAACTATTGAAATAAGTACAGCTGGCTTGCGAAAACCAGTAAATGAACTTTATCCACAAGATAAAATAATACACATGATAAAAGAATTAAACATTCCAATTACAACTGCTTCAGATGCTCACGCTGCAAAAGATATAGGATATTCTTATAATAGGCTTTATGAGGTTCTTAAGCAGTATGGATTTAATCAGGTTGCAGTTTTTGAAAAACATGAAATGAAACCATTACAAATATAA
- a CDS encoding glycosyltransferase family 39 protein, with the protein MKENFLRILVILFLFFITLYFYKLGSIGLIDVDEPRYAETGREMLESGNYIVPYFNYEVRYDKPIFFYWLEVLSMKLFGINEFSARLPSVFMALLTVGMLIYFLKTFFSLTTALLAALILMSCFEYSALSRFSITDMTLASLISSSIFSFFLGYSQIINSHRFFKFQIREFSFWYILGFIFLALAVLTKGPVAILIVGLILIPFFWWIRKLEYFFKNPSFWIGFVLFLVLVFPWYIAVHVYTSGEFTKIFFGQHNFNRYTSIVSGHKGSIFYFVPVVLLGALPWTFFLFQSVNSIIKKGLKSLLSSIKDQVPWFCLWWFIIVFLFFSFSRTKLLTYVLPLFPALSVIIAFWFDEILVKKISSKGLMFGLGIFFLFCLVIFYICLFKLDILLPREIKDLKLDFQIIFFAFLLLVGVSMAWASSNKDVRGTIVILMSTMFLLYFGLITFLLPKTDKHSQLLLRSFAKSIPKDVEIATYEIVKPSLIFYAGRHINKFNSIEKIQEKLNEENKFAFVAKKKLLEGVTLNNSYLWGSDSRYVFYTNYPVKDI; encoded by the coding sequence GTGAAAGAAAATTTTTTAAGGATTTTAGTTATACTTTTTTTGTTTTTTATTACTTTATATTTTTATAAACTAGGAAGCATTGGGTTAATTGATGTAGATGAACCTAGATATGCTGAAACAGGAAGAGAAATGCTAGAGTCAGGGAATTATATAGTTCCATATTTTAACTATGAAGTGCGTTATGATAAACCAATATTTTTTTACTGGCTTGAAGTACTTTCAATGAAGCTCTTTGGCATTAATGAATTTAGTGCTAGACTTCCTTCAGTTTTTATGGCTTTACTAACAGTTGGCATGTTAATTTATTTTTTAAAGACTTTTTTTTCGCTAACTACTGCTTTGTTAGCTGCTTTAATCTTAATGTCATGTTTTGAGTATTCTGCCTTATCAAGATTTTCAATTACAGATATGACATTAGCAAGTTTAATATCTTCATCTATTTTTTCTTTTTTCTTAGGTTACAGTCAAATCATTAACTCACATAGATTTTTTAAATTTCAAATTCGAGAATTCAGCTTTTGGTATATATTAGGTTTTATTTTTCTTGCTCTTGCTGTACTGACAAAAGGTCCTGTTGCTATTTTAATTGTTGGTTTAATATTAATTCCTTTTTTTTGGTGGATTAGAAAGCTGGAATACTTTTTTAAAAACCCTTCTTTTTGGATTGGTTTTGTTTTGTTTTTAGTCTTGGTTTTTCCTTGGTATATTGCTGTTCATGTTTATACTAGTGGCGAGTTTACAAAAATTTTTTTTGGTCAACACAACTTTAATAGATATACTTCAATTGTTTCTGGACACAAAGGATCTATTTTTTATTTTGTGCCAGTTGTTTTGCTTGGGGCTTTGCCATGGACATTTTTTTTATTTCAAAGCGTTAATTCAATAATAAAAAAAGGATTAAAAAGTTTACTTTCTTCTATAAAAGATCAAGTACCTTGGTTTTGTTTATGGTGGTTTATAATAGTGTTTTTATTTTTTAGTTTTAGCAGAACAAAACTTCTTACTTATGTTTTACCTTTATTTCCTGCTTTAAGTGTAATCATTGCATTTTGGTTTGATGAGATTTTAGTAAAAAAAATAAGCAGTAAAGGACTTATGTTTGGTCTTGGTATTTTCTTTTTATTTTGCCTAGTAATTTTTTATATTTGTTTGTTTAAGCTAGATATCTTGCTGCCAAGAGAAATAAAAGACTTAAAATTAGATTTTCAAATAATATTTTTTGCATTTCTTTTACTAGTAGGAGTAAGCATGGCATGGGCTAGCAGTAATAAAGATGTAAGGGGAACTATTGTTATTTTAATGTCAACAATGTTTTTATTATACTTTGGTCTAATTACTTTTTTATTGCCTAAGACAGATAAACATTCCCAGCTTTTACTTAGAAGCTTTGCAAAATCAATTCCAAAAGATGTTGAAATAGCTACTTACGAGATAGTTAAACCAAGTCTAATTTTTTATGCAGGAAGACACATAAATAAATTTAATTCAATTGAAAAAATCCAGGAAAAACTAAACGAAGAAAACAAATTTGCTTTTGTAGCCAAGAAAAAATTATTAGAAGGAGTTACCTTAAATAATTCTTATTTGTGGGGCAGTGATAGCAGATATGTGTTTTATACGAATTATCCTGTAAAAGATATATGA
- a CDS encoding type IV toxin-antitoxin system AbiEi family antitoxin — MIRAKGKSYFTREQALKDLQIKSDSLNARIYRLKQKGEIISPSENLYVIVPPEYRDFGCMPQEELVPILMRYKKVDYYAGLLTAAMYHGASHQKPQLFQVMTNKQLKSLNFGKVRIEFIYKKSFINLPTQNVNVKTGYLKISSPELTAMDLLLYSKRSGGLNHIASVLSELVEAVNPKKLTTVARISGEKTWLQRLGYILDHINSVNNKKKKLIISKLKKLLSRQKLVYMPLASELPIKGCSRNDKWMIIENTTIESDYDS; from the coding sequence ATGATAAGAGCAAAAGGTAAAAGCTACTTTACTAGAGAGCAAGCTCTAAAAGATTTACAAATAAAAAGTGATTCTCTTAATGCCAGAATATACCGTTTAAAACAAAAAGGTGAAATCATAAGTCCATCTGAAAATCTTTATGTAATAGTGCCACCAGAATACAGGGATTTTGGGTGTATGCCACAAGAAGAATTAGTACCCATTCTTATGAGGTATAAGAAAGTAGATTATTATGCAGGTCTTTTAACTGCAGCAATGTACCACGGAGCATCTCACCAGAAACCACAATTGTTTCAGGTGATGACAAATAAACAACTCAAATCTCTAAACTTTGGCAAAGTACGAATTGAATTTATTTATAAAAAATCCTTTATTAATCTTCCTACTCAAAATGTTAATGTAAAAACAGGCTACTTAAAAATATCTTCACCAGAGCTAACAGCTATGGATCTTCTCTTGTACTCCAAACGCTCTGGTGGATTGAACCATATAGCTAGCGTACTAAGTGAATTAGTAGAAGCAGTAAATCCTAAAAAATTAACTACAGTTGCTAGAATTTCTGGAGAAAAAACATGGTTGCAACGCTTAGGATATATATTAGATCATATTAATTCAGTAAATAATAAAAAGAAAAAGTTAATAATTTCTAAATTAAAAAAATTACTAAGCAGGCAGAAATTAGTGTACATGCCATTAGCTTCTGAATTACCAATCAAGGGTTGTTCAAGAAATGATAAATGGATGATTATTGAAAATACAACCATAGAAAGTGATTATGATTCCTGA